A window from Aerosakkonema funiforme FACHB-1375 encodes these proteins:
- a CDS encoding PAS domain-containing hybrid sensor histidine kinase/response regulator — MDSLPEPMKTNLLKEIFPDGGEMGKLMRSLDWSATPLGAVETWSASLRTSACICLASPFPTIVWWGPELIQFYNDACRPILGTATQDRALGQPGHCCWSEKWETIGPIVEAVLLEGKVVRSEKLMLSPDSNGDTKQHYFTFCCSPIWDETGKVGGVFAAIKETQLQEDEKLHRREREFKALVEISPDIMARFDKELRYVYVNSAIEKATGIPASKFIGKTNRDLGMPDEICSFWQNHLQYVFATLEERVIEYEFRATEETQYYQSRLVPEFDKNGAIEYVLGITRDITKLKQTESALLESNQRLECLIQASPLAIIALDVQGKLKMWSPSAERIFGWSAQEVPLDIRSVILDLGLQEIENSTSKEVRWQKKSGAEIDVSIWAAPMYDAKGNISGTIAAIADISDCKRAQVKSEKLIKLLESEQALLEAVLQQMPAAAIIAEAPSGRLLLGNKLVEKIWHQPFLEADSILQYQKNYRGFHPDGRLYAPEEWPLARSIATGEVITDEEINFQRGDGSRGIMRVRSTPIYSYEGAIVAGIMTFYDITERKRAKEALQASEERFRTLVNSMQDIVFTLDREQRHTGVFGSWWEKTGVKPEFFLDKTPREILGEEAAAIHEEANQRALAGETAIYEWLFQSANGTEYCQTSVSPLRNGDGEVIGLVGVGRDITKLHRAEEAQRFLAEASKVLTATLDYETTLRSVARLAVPYLADYCAIFVWEDGGQIRLVAFAHKDRSQERLLEELQSYPLDSNSNAPVAQVLRSGQPLLIEDVCNYTASLLNVASEAGSEGNIFKLFEAQGSDVDRYRFMGELAPKSLVVVPLVARGRTLGVISFTGTESRCRYQPSDLALAEDLAYRAALAFDNARLYTQAQEANRIKDEFLAIVSHELRTPLNAILGWATLLRKRQFDRATSDRALETIERNARSQSELIEDLLDVSRMLRGKVSLSLHPIDLVAVMEAATEAVRPSAQDKGIELKLLCQDRGCTVSGDFNRLQQVVWNLLSNAIKFTASGGKVEVQLEKLQISDLRWQIEHKNSALYLQSEISNLKFNPSARSYAQITVSDTGKGISPQFLPYVFDRFRQADSTTTRAHGGLGLGLAIVRHLVELHGGTVKAESAGEGLGATFTVYLPLLEQTKIVREPNSSPTPSLPHSPTLPLSGVRVLVVDDEPDTLEFLKAALSQYGAQVKAVTSVSSALEALAEWNPDVLVSDIGMPHEDGYDLIRKVRALESQTGGMLPTVALTAYAMETDRTKVLAAGFDRHLAKPVDADELVGAIVQLVKIKNG, encoded by the coding sequence ATGGATAGTTTGCCCGAACCTATGAAGACAAATTTACTCAAGGAAATTTTCCCTGATGGCGGGGAAATGGGTAAACTGATGCGATCGCTTGACTGGTCGGCTACTCCCCTTGGCGCTGTGGAAACTTGGTCGGCGAGTTTGCGAACATCTGCGTGCATCTGTTTGGCTTCTCCTTTCCCGACGATCGTCTGGTGGGGGCCAGAACTCATCCAATTTTACAATGATGCTTGTCGCCCGATACTGGGTACAGCAACACAAGATCGCGCTTTGGGACAGCCGGGGCATTGCTGTTGGTCAGAAAAATGGGAAACGATCGGCCCAATAGTGGAAGCAGTTCTTCTGGAAGGTAAGGTTGTCCGATCGGAAAAGCTAATGCTGTCTCCAGATAGCAACGGTGATACAAAGCAGCACTACTTCACTTTTTGTTGTAGTCCAATTTGGGATGAAACGGGAAAAGTGGGTGGTGTGTTCGCTGCTATTAAGGAAACGCAACTCCAGGAAGACGAAAAATTACACCGAAGAGAACGAGAATTCAAGGCGCTGGTGGAAATTTCACCAGATATTATGGCTCGTTTCGATAAAGAATTACGTTACGTCTATGTTAACTCAGCAATAGAAAAAGCAACGGGAATACCAGCATCAAAATTTATCGGCAAAACAAATCGGGATTTAGGGATGCCAGATGAGATTTGTTCTTTCTGGCAAAATCATCTTCAATATGTATTTGCAACGCTCGAAGAGCGCGTTATCGAGTACGAGTTTCGCGCTACAGAAGAAACTCAATATTATCAATCGCGTCTCGTTCCTGAATTTGACAAAAATGGTGCGATCGAATATGTTTTGGGCATTACTCGCGATATCACTAAGCTCAAACAAACTGAGTCAGCGCTGTTAGAAAGCAATCAAAGATTGGAGTGCCTCATTCAAGCTTCCCCCCTAGCCATTATTGCTCTTGATGTGCAAGGGAAGCTCAAAATGTGGAGTCCATCTGCCGAACGTATATTTGGCTGGAGCGCACAAGAAGTACCATTAGATATTAGATCGGTAATTTTAGATTTGGGATTACAAGAAATCGAAAATTCTACATCCAAGGAAGTGCGTTGGCAGAAAAAATCTGGTGCGGAAATAGACGTTTCCATCTGGGCGGCACCGATGTACGATGCTAAAGGTAATATATCCGGTACAATCGCTGCAATTGCAGATATCAGCGATTGCAAACGGGCACAAGTAAAAAGCGAAAAATTAATTAAACTCCTCGAAAGCGAACAGGCACTCTTAGAAGCTGTGTTACAGCAGATGCCGGCAGCAGCCATCATCGCTGAAGCACCTTCGGGAAGGTTACTTCTAGGCAATAAGTTGGTGGAGAAAATTTGGCATCAGCCTTTTCTAGAAGCTGATAGCATTCTGCAATACCAGAAGAATTACAGGGGTTTCCATCCGGATGGACGACTTTACGCACCCGAAGAATGGCCTTTAGCGCGATCGATCGCTACTGGTGAGGTGATCACCGATGAGGAAATTAATTTCCAGCGCGGTGATGGCAGTCGTGGTATAATGCGCGTCAGATCTACCCCAATCTACAGCTACGAAGGGGCGATCGTTGCTGGAATCATGACTTTTTACGACATTACCGAACGCAAGCGGGCTAAGGAAGCCCTGCAAGCAAGTGAGGAAAGATTCCGAACTCTCGTTAATTCTATGCAGGATATCGTCTTTACTTTGGATCGGGAACAGCGCCATACGGGTGTGTTTGGCTCTTGGTGGGAGAAGACGGGTGTTAAACCGGAATTCTTTTTGGACAAGACTCCCCGCGAGATTTTAGGTGAGGAAGCGGCGGCAATTCACGAAGAAGCCAATCAAAGGGCGCTTGCTGGAGAAACGGCGATCTATGAGTGGTTGTTTCAAAGCGCTAATGGCACTGAATATTGTCAAACTTCCGTATCTCCGTTACGAAATGGTGATGGGGAAGTGATCGGACTTGTTGGGGTGGGACGCGATATTACTAAACTGCATCGGGCCGAAGAAGCGCAGCGGTTTCTTGCAGAAGCTAGTAAAGTGTTAACGGCAACACTTGACTACGAGACGACTCTGAGAAGCGTAGCGCGTTTGGCTGTGCCTTACCTAGCGGACTACTGCGCTATTTTCGTATGGGAGGATGGGGGGCAGATCCGCCTGGTAGCCTTTGCCCACAAAGATCGATCGCAAGAAAGACTGCTTGAGGAATTGCAATCCTACCCGCTGGACTCCAACTCGAATGCGCCGGTAGCGCAAGTGCTGCGTAGCGGTCAACCGTTGTTGATTGAAGATGTTTGCAACTATACAGCCAGCTTGCTTAATGTGGCTTCCGAAGCAGGCTCAGAAGGCAATATTTTTAAGCTGTTTGAGGCGCAGGGCAGCGATGTCGATCGTTATCGGTTTATGGGCGAACTCGCTCCCAAATCGTTGGTAGTGGTGCCTTTGGTGGCGCGGGGGCGAACGCTGGGTGTAATTTCTTTTACTGGCACAGAGTCGCGGTGTCGGTATCAGCCAAGCGATCTAGCTTTGGCAGAAGATCTGGCTTACCGCGCTGCTTTGGCTTTTGACAATGCGCGGCTGTACACACAAGCTCAAGAGGCAAATCGGATTAAGGATGAGTTTTTGGCGATCGTCTCCCATGAGTTGCGGACACCTTTGAATGCGATACTGGGTTGGGCAACTCTGCTGCGGAAGCGCCAGTTCGATCGAGCAACGAGCGATCGCGCTTTGGAGACGATCGAACGCAATGCCCGATCGCAAAGTGAATTGATCGAAGATTTGCTGGATGTCTCGCGAATGCTGCGAGGTAAAGTTTCTCTGAGTCTCCATCCGATCGATTTGGTTGCTGTTATGGAAGCCGCAACTGAAGCTGTACGTCCCTCTGCTCAAGATAAGGGTATCGAACTTAAGTTGCTCTGCCAAGATAGGGGTTGTACGGTATCTGGTGATTTCAACCGTTTGCAGCAAGTTGTGTGGAATTTGCTCTCCAATGCGATTAAGTTTACGGCTTCTGGGGGAAAGGTGGAGGTGCAACTGGAGAAATTGCAGATTTCAGATTTAAGATGGCAAATTGAACACAAAAATTCTGCTTTATATCTGCAATCTGAAATCTCGAATTTGAAATTCAATCCATCTGCAAGATCGTATGCCCAAATCACGGTAAGCGATACGGGTAAAGGTATCAGTCCCCAATTTCTACCTTACGTGTTCGATCGCTTCCGCCAAGCCGATAGCACAACCACAAGGGCGCACGGTGGACTGGGACTCGGTTTGGCAATTGTCCGTCACCTGGTAGAATTGCACGGCGGTACAGTTAAAGCAGAAAGTGCCGGAGAAGGACTGGGTGCAACTTTCACGGTTTATCTGCCACTTCTGGAACAAACCAAAATAGTCAGAGAACCAAATTCTTCCCCTACTCCCTCCCTCCCCCACTCCCCCACTCTCCCCCTCTCCGGCGTGCGGGTACTCGTTGTTGATGATGAACCGGATACGCTAGAGTTTCTGAAAGCTGCTCTATCACAATATGGCGCTCAAGTCAAGGCTGTGACATCAGTTAGTTCGGCACTGGAAGCATTGGCAGAATGGAATCCGGATGTACTGGTCAGCGATATCGGAATGCCCCACGAGGATGGTTACGATCTCATTCGCAAGGTGAGGGCTTTGGAGTCGCAGACTGGGGGTATGCTTCCGACTGTGGCGCTGACAGCATATGCGATGGAAACAGACCGCACAAAGGTTCTGGCTGCCGGTTTTGATAGGCATTTAGCGAAGCCGGTAGATGCTGATGAGTTGGTCGGTGCGATCGTTCAACTTGTGAAAATTAAAAATGGGTGA